One window of Bacteroides sp. AN502(2024) genomic DNA carries:
- a CDS encoding FKBP-type peptidyl-prolyl cis-trans isomerase: protein MDKLSYAIGLGIGQNLSSMGIGNLAVDDFAQAIKDVLEGNQTAISHHEAREIVNKYFEEVEAKMGAVAIEQGQAFLEKNTKRPGVVVLPSGLQYEIIKEGTGKKPKATDQVRCHYEGTLIDGTLFDSSIQRGEPAVFGVNQVIPGWVEALQLMPEGSKWKLYIPSELAYGAKGAGEMIPPHSTLIFEVELLEVL, encoded by the coding sequence AATCGGAAACCTTGCGGTAGATGATTTCGCACAAGCAATCAAAGACGTATTGGAAGGCAATCAGACGGCTATCAGCCATCATGAAGCCCGCGAAATAGTAAACAAGTATTTCGAAGAAGTGGAAGCTAAAATGGGTGCCGTTGCTATTGAGCAAGGACAGGCTTTCCTCGAAAAAAATACAAAAAGACCGGGGGTAGTTGTTCTTCCCAGCGGACTACAATATGAAATTATCAAAGAAGGTACAGGCAAAAAGCCGAAAGCCACCGATCAGGTAAGATGCCACTATGAAGGAACATTGATCGACGGTACACTGTTCGACAGTTCTATCCAACGCGGAGAACCGGCTGTATTTGGTGTCAACCAAGTAATCCCGGGATGGGTGGAAGCATTGCAGCTGATGCCGGAAGGTTCTAAATGGAAACTGTATATTCCATCAGAACTCGCCTATGGGGCAAAAGGTGCCGGGGAAATGATTCCTCCTCACAGCACACTTATTTTTGAAGTAGAATTACTCGAAGTATTATAA
- a CDS encoding DUF3868 domain-containing protein — MKPLQYYKKHFFIIGCLGMFPLLTFAQETLSSDGGLYWDYSGSRVERRMDGNKLDIEFSIALVEKLKSQQMMCISPRFVSADGTQSAELKPICISGQRRYKIIKRRKTLHNLKSDQLYREVYSVKELKERPLTFKSSFPFERWMADGYLVVDEKLYGCAECGVNENKGVAFQANIPLFGEKDYTYDFIEPERVLVKCYKDSFDCKVVFPVAQYDLCKTFANNSQELASLGRFVSESLTIKGAELKDIHIKGYASPEGDFDYNKSLAQQRTQTLSDYISSQYPVLKKAPIYRAEGIGEDWEGLKAAVGSSTLANKGEILSVIEHNQRDTEREAAIRALDEGRSYHVLLKEFYPSLRRTTFSLSFDVRPYTIEELPEIFERKPECLSQHEMYQLAELYASQGKTPLHVYKRAYGQFPGDAVATLNYANALLKYRKDADSALRVLESVKNDSRALFPMAIAHNIKGDWRKAEELLKKASEGGASRQRLPK; from the coding sequence ATGAAACCATTACAATATTACAAGAAGCATTTTTTTATTATTGGTTGCTTGGGAATGTTCCCTCTGCTGACCTTTGCTCAGGAAACTTTATCGTCAGATGGAGGGCTGTATTGGGATTATTCCGGAAGCCGCGTGGAGAGACGTATGGACGGGAATAAACTGGATATAGAATTCTCGATAGCGCTTGTCGAAAAGTTGAAAAGCCAGCAAATGATGTGCATCTCTCCTCGCTTTGTTTCAGCGGATGGTACCCAAAGTGCGGAGTTGAAGCCTATATGTATTTCCGGTCAAAGGAGATATAAAATCATTAAACGTCGCAAGACCCTGCATAATCTGAAGAGTGACCAGCTTTACAGAGAGGTGTATTCCGTCAAGGAGCTGAAAGAAAGACCTCTGACGTTCAAAAGTAGCTTTCCTTTTGAAAGATGGATGGCCGACGGCTATCTTGTTGTGGATGAAAAGTTATACGGTTGTGCCGAGTGTGGTGTGAACGAGAATAAAGGTGTTGCGTTTCAAGCTAACATTCCACTCTTCGGAGAGAAAGATTATACCTACGATTTTATCGAACCGGAAAGGGTATTGGTCAAGTGTTATAAAGACTCTTTTGACTGTAAGGTGGTTTTTCCCGTGGCACAGTATGATCTTTGCAAGACTTTTGCAAATAACAGTCAAGAGCTTGCCAGTCTCGGGAGATTTGTATCTGAAAGTTTGACAATCAAAGGGGCGGAACTCAAAGACATACATATAAAAGGCTACGCCTCTCCTGAAGGAGATTTCGACTACAACAAGTCCCTCGCACAACAACGAACTCAAACTCTTTCAGATTATATTTCCAGCCAGTACCCAGTCCTGAAGAAAGCACCGATTTATCGTGCAGAAGGTATCGGGGAGGACTGGGAGGGCCTTAAGGCAGCGGTCGGCAGCTCCACTCTCGCCAACAAAGGAGAAATCCTTTCTGTCATCGAGCATAACCAACGTGACACGGAACGCGAGGCGGCCATACGTGCTCTGGATGAAGGCAGGAGCTATCACGTCCTCTTGAAAGAGTTCTACCCATCTCTACGGCGCACCACCTTCAGTCTCAGCTTTGACGTGAGACCTTACACGATAGAGGAACTCCCTGAAATTTTTGAGAGGAAGCCAGAATGTCTCAGCCAGCACGAGATGTACCAGCTGGCCGAATTGTACGCTTCCCAAGGAAAGACTCCTCTTCATGTGTACAAGAGAGCCTACGGACAGTTCCCGGGTGATGCCGTGGCAACCCTGAACTACGCCAACGCCCTGTTGAAATACAGGAAAGACGCGGACAGTGCGTTGCGAGTGCTGGAATCGGTAAAGAATGATAGCCGTGCACTTTTCCCCATGGCCATCGCCCATAACATAAAAGGTGACTGGAGGAAGGCGGAAGAATTGCTGAAGAAAGCTAGTGAGGGCGGAGCCTCCAGGCAAAGACTTCCCAAATAG
- a CDS encoding DUF5042 domain-containing protein, translating to MLKNIKYIRMMKAVSYSTIMMSLILCFMSVSCQNEDTISEQFSDEDAVTVRLNLTTRAIDPLDDELTGYWGDDPETWYITGKLFNPPVLPRIALMVFNKEQNRYVYSKLVTFQTGNEKGEYQTKIRIPKGESEFYALYAPNRTGWTDGGSSKNVPYYTPEGVLQNNIPWDFSEKEEGDISMEDIQGAALPAIINLKNGTLWDEKSMPILPKNNPYDGEHPSPSDEKIIKWLTDFNSGTAPYGNNIHIGMLSGKTTVTVLPSSGSTVQDITIPLFRDFSRIQIHIAKADQSTKFILYPKKIAFLNFPVMMSPSFRENDVDEAQLSLSTPNGKNMEHTGVFSYGHLAGQSAYIIQSIPLTAGGEFDYEALGNYHTFLPMCFPQYVAPYLPDTNLWQKKQEHPKILLEVGWCSSNYGLDPIHEVGSRTWAFDVGEESSPGVYSGPIYPNRNYRVSIVIPEFSEKEIIYRVESWNSKKVDLPPFQ from the coding sequence ATGTTGAAAAATATTAAATATATTCGTATGATGAAGGCTGTGAGTTACTCTACAATAATGATGTCACTGATCCTTTGCTTTATGTCGGTATCCTGCCAGAACGAAGATACTATTTCAGAACAGTTTTCCGATGAGGATGCTGTGACTGTCAGACTAAATCTTACAACAAGGGCTATAGATCCTTTGGACGATGAGTTAACTGGATATTGGGGGGATGATCCTGAAACTTGGTATATAACTGGTAAGTTATTTAATCCACCGGTTCTTCCGAGAATAGCCCTGATGGTTTTTAACAAAGAGCAAAATCGATATGTATATAGTAAATTAGTAACTTTCCAGACCGGGAACGAAAAAGGGGAATATCAGACAAAGATACGAATTCCAAAAGGTGAGAGTGAATTTTATGCTCTTTATGCTCCAAATCGAACGGGTTGGACCGATGGAGGCTCTTCTAAAAATGTACCTTACTACACTCCAGAAGGTGTTCTTCAGAATAATATTCCATGGGATTTCTCAGAAAAAGAGGAAGGAGATATTTCTATGGAGGATATTCAAGGCGCTGCATTGCCTGCCATTATCAATTTGAAAAATGGTACACTATGGGATGAAAAATCGATGCCAATACTTCCGAAAAACAATCCATATGACGGGGAACATCCTTCACCTTCCGATGAAAAAATCATAAAATGGTTGACAGATTTTAATAGTGGAACGGCGCCATATGGAAACAATATACATATTGGAATGCTCTCAGGCAAGACTACGGTCACGGTTCTGCCGTCTTCAGGAAGTACAGTGCAGGATATAACAATCCCCTTATTCCGGGATTTTTCTCGTATTCAGATTCATATTGCCAAGGCAGATCAATCTACTAAGTTTATTCTTTATCCTAAAAAGATAGCTTTTTTAAATTTTCCGGTAATGATGTCTCCCTCTTTTAGGGAGAATGATGTGGATGAAGCGCAATTATCACTTTCTACTCCTAATGGAAAAAATATGGAACACACCGGTGTGTTTTCGTATGGACATCTTGCAGGTCAATCCGCCTACATTATACAGTCAATACCTCTTACTGCTGGAGGAGAATTCGATTATGAAGCGTTGGGTAATTATCATACATTTCTTCCCATGTGTTTTCCCCAATACGTGGCCCCCTATCTGCCTGATACTAATTTATGGCAGAAAAAACAAGAACATCCGAAAATCTTATTGGAAGTAGGGTGGTGTAGTAGTAACTATGGCCTCGATCCTATACATGAAGTAGGAAGTAGAACTTGGGCGTTTGACGTTGGTGAGGAGAGTTCTCCTGGGGTATATTCCGGTCCTATTTACCCAAACCGGAATTATAGGGTATCCATTGTGATACCGGAATTTTCAGAAAAAGAGATTATTTACCGGGTTGAGTCATGGAATAGTAAAAAGGTGGATCTTCCTCCATTCCAATGA
- a CDS encoding Lrp/AsnC family transcriptional regulator: MEKIDNLDRQILEIISQNARIPFKDVAAECGVSRAAIHQRVQRLIDLGVIIGSGYHVNPKSLGYRTCTYVGIKLEKGSMYKSVVAELQKIPEIVECHFTTGPYTMLTKLYACDNEHLMDLLNNKMQEIPGVVATETLISLEQSIKKEIPIRVEK; the protein is encoded by the coding sequence ATGGAAAAAATAGACAACCTCGACAGGCAGATCTTAGAGATTATCTCCCAGAATGCCCGCATCCCTTTTAAAGACGTAGCAGCCGAATGTGGAGTGTCACGCGCAGCTATTCATCAGCGTGTACAAAGACTGATTGACCTAGGTGTTATTATAGGCTCTGGTTACCATGTGAACCCAAAATCATTGGGATACAGAACTTGTACATACGTGGGTATCAAGCTGGAAAAAGGCTCCATGTACAAATCTGTCGTAGCGGAATTACAAAAGATTCCTGAAATAGTGGAATGTCATTTCACCACAGGTCCATACACAATGCTGACAAAACTTTATGCATGCGACAACGAACATCTGATGGATTTGTTGAATAACAAAATGCAAGAAATACCAGGTGTAGTAGCTACTGAAACATTGATTTCTCTGGAACAGAGTATCAAGAAAGAAATCCCCATCCGCGTTGAAAAATAA
- a CDS encoding DUF4491 family protein, whose amino-acid sequence MEFLNEYRLAGLFIGICTFLIIGLFHPIVVKAEYYWGTKCWWIFLVLGIAGVVASLSIENVILSSLLGVFAFSSFWTIKEVFEQEGRVRKGWFPKNPKRKYKF is encoded by the coding sequence ATGGAGTTTCTAAATGAATATCGCCTCGCAGGGTTATTCATCGGAATATGCACCTTTTTGATTATCGGCCTTTTTCACCCCATCGTGGTAAAGGCCGAATACTATTGGGGTACAAAATGCTGGTGGATATTCCTAGTACTCGGCATAGCCGGTGTGGTCGCCTCATTAAGCATCGAGAATGTGATTTTATCTTCTTTGCTTGGCGTGTTTGCGTTTTCTTCCTTTTGGACAATAAAAGAAGTTTTCGAACAAGAAGGACGAGTACGAAAAGGATGGTTTCCCAAGAACCCGAAGCGCAAATATAAGTTCTAA
- a CDS encoding FKBP-type peptidyl-prolyl cis-trans isomerase: MKKVSIFMAIAAAASLASCTAQAPKANLKSDIDSLSYSIGMAQTQGLKGYLTGRLDVDTAYMADFIKGLNEGASKTSKKDIAYMAGLQIGQQISNQMMKGINQELFGTDSTKTISKENFMAGFIAGTLEKGGIMTMEAAQEYTRTAMETIKAKALAEKYADYKAENEKFLAENKTKEGVKTTPSGLQYKVITEGKGEIPADTCKVKVNYKGTLIDGTEFDSSYKRNEPSTFRANQVIKGWTEALTMMPVGSKWELYIPQELAYGARESGGQIKPFSTLIFEVELLGIEKDKK; the protein is encoded by the coding sequence ATGAAAAAAGTTAGTATTTTTATGGCAATCGCTGCTGCAGCAAGCCTTGCTTCTTGTACAGCTCAAGCTCCTAAAGCAAATCTGAAATCAGACATCGACTCACTGTCGTATTCTATCGGTATGGCTCAGACTCAAGGTCTGAAAGGTTATCTGACAGGTCGTTTAGACGTTGATACTGCTTATATGGCAGACTTCATTAAAGGTTTAAATGAAGGTGCAAGCAAGACTAGCAAAAAGGACATTGCTTACATGGCAGGTCTACAAATCGGTCAGCAAATCAGCAACCAGATGATGAAAGGTATCAACCAGGAATTATTTGGCACTGACTCTACTAAAACTATCAGCAAAGAAAACTTCATGGCAGGTTTCATCGCTGGTACTTTGGAAAAAGGTGGCATAATGACTATGGAAGCTGCTCAAGAATACACTCGCACAGCTATGGAAACTATCAAGGCAAAAGCTTTAGCAGAAAAATATGCCGACTATAAAGCTGAAAACGAAAAATTCCTTGCTGAAAACAAGACTAAAGAAGGCGTAAAAACAACTCCGAGTGGCCTGCAATACAAAGTAATCACTGAAGGTAAAGGTGAAATTCCTGCTGACACTTGCAAAGTGAAAGTAAACTATAAAGGTACTTTGATTGATGGAACAGAATTCGACAGCTCTTACAAACGTAACGAACCGTCTACTTTCCGTGCTAACCAAGTAATCAAAGGTTGGACAGAAGCACTGACTATGATGCCTGTAGGTTCTAAATGGGAGCTCTACATTCCTCAAGAACTTGCTTACGGTGCAAGGGAATCCGGCGGTCAGATAAAACCGTTCTCAACGTTGATTTTCGAAGTTGAGCTGTTGGGCATTGAAAAAGATAAGAAATAA
- a CDS encoding FimB/Mfa2 family fimbrial subunit, producing the protein MNIRYIPTWLGLLLTLYLLTACDRVYDDLSGCLGNTIVFSYLADDNQEHLQEYVDGIDVFIFDAKGEVLVEKHHLKRERLLASLEVTLPEGDYKVVAVGNALTETIISKESSYKGSLVSRPELMEKDGRASGTFDRLYLGETTITSKVMNNSRDVIRLYSQHVKIHAVVLSDDDNNSQTWFEQNKEEGFRLTMESLSARFYFSGQQAGETSFDLPFVAGEKNDRFVLDFNTLRFDDKDPLTIRLMQGGKVLCTVDVAQYIAQYSEQIRITGRQEAILPLFFRQNPFSLNISVKPWEAVDVVPITD; encoded by the coding sequence ATGAACATAAGATACATACCCACTTGGCTGGGACTGCTACTCACTTTATACCTCCTGACCGCCTGTGATCGGGTATATGACGATTTGAGCGGCTGTCTTGGCAACACGATTGTCTTTTCCTATCTGGCTGATGACAATCAGGAACATCTACAGGAATATGTGGATGGTATTGATGTCTTTATTTTTGATGCCAAAGGCGAAGTTCTTGTCGAAAAGCATCACCTGAAGAGGGAACGGTTACTTGCATCATTGGAGGTCACGCTTCCGGAAGGGGATTATAAAGTGGTGGCCGTAGGCAACGCTTTGACAGAAACGATTATCAGTAAAGAGAGCAGCTACAAAGGTTCGTTGGTTTCCCGGCCCGAACTTATGGAAAAGGACGGACGGGCATCCGGAACATTTGACAGGTTATACCTGGGTGAAACAACCATCACATCTAAAGTTATGAACAACTCCCGTGACGTAATTCGCCTTTATTCCCAGCATGTGAAAATCCATGCGGTAGTCCTTTCTGACGATGATAACAATTCGCAGACCTGGTTTGAACAGAACAAGGAGGAGGGTTTTCGCCTGACAATGGAATCACTTTCCGCACGTTTCTATTTTTCCGGGCAGCAGGCTGGTGAAACTTCTTTTGACCTTCCGTTTGTCGCAGGTGAGAAGAATGATCGCTTCGTTCTTGACTTCAATACCCTGCGCTTTGATGACAAGGACCCGCTAACGATCCGCCTTATGCAGGGTGGAAAGGTTCTTTGCACTGTAGATGTGGCACAATATATCGCGCAATATTCCGAGCAGATACGGATAACGGGACGGCAAGAAGCGATACTTCCACTGTTTTTCCGCCAAAATCCCTTTTCATTGAATATAAGTGTAAAACCATGGGAAGCTGTCGATGTGGTTCCTATAACTGATTGA
- a CDS encoding fimbrial protein, with the protein MKRYKLRITYFILMLLPLFASCMDEDIFQESGVTEGIPTRVDINVGTAANTAKTRSVLQESEERKIYDLYLWVFNSSGNMEFSHEYSRRDLYQAATDLTASTGEADADAPTSMGLLKNISLTTGKKTLFLLANYKSDGDGLFHVEPEVLNRISKYSDLEKVRAAMTTHTLFRPNGNLLMSRTQTVTVSTATKQIEVSLKRSEAKITLNLQTVAGLTFEPGTYRLGNVPGSTFITEHAKGTDQTAPWDADGVNKKSYWISEYFQFEGDADNVTTSFYMPESRKVAKKAISPASPGYNATRKGYDLRQKQLKSPIVGATDKPNLQNGETEYAPDLAPYIEFTGKLRQNLVTGDTSTERFGKVTYRIYLGYTAENDPANDYDIERNVHYTYNVTIKGMNDLVIEAKSDKAKEEEPAPGVEGLVYDAHRSFSFDCHYEQGLMRFNKDELDIFNADGNLKGDAMISFAVRTPFCDKIISYTKADLEQLKDNGYVPSGDKKADTGWLAFYIHPSTLADNGDETMKYYSDTGAYLLSLEEFLYRLMTEPDYVFNATTGLCKVTVYANEYFYERNPMQENAPQDKDLWKTFANAEDRTFDLLVNTSHEISPDGRSRYHRAIVSIRQMSIKTVFVNCPDGMRVWGVENVNETEDLDWSVKAPGEADAFYNKYYANGWTNTWKVMARSGLAGGFKEEIMIDPMNRGKKDQLWKVMTKVDNAKLTLSKDHHNLALPNYHATYAAFTPFLRNRDNNRDGRMQAGEMQWYIPSISEVNMLYVAERSLPLKNRLVGHAPSDNATALFTSRAFMGSTNLTLNSCNPIIFIEESHSMTPIYEFDYQKTASPGERTPYSDVRLIRDLGILETSEDHSYHIDEMEDELRKALFNNWTENEYLIFKADNLSTSTTRASRIIYELPSHNETSQNNTIYQKGFEVAKYIANTIDKPKNLDKPSNRSEYYFETWNTLMNDVEKGNSPCAYYYQNPDKSDLGTWRLPNEAELMIMAGSLFDWDDREKKRVYDFFQGTKSYSLDMKDTQVIHSRTGFSHRDMNGARAFSAGYQMYFDGYLRFVTTVDTSWGGDRDRLVNDKKGYVRCVRDLE; encoded by the coding sequence ATGAAACGATACAAGCTGAGAATAACTTATTTTATTCTGATGTTACTGCCCCTCTTTGCATCCTGTATGGATGAAGATATTTTTCAAGAAAGTGGTGTCACGGAGGGAATCCCCACCAGAGTGGATATAAATGTGGGCACGGCAGCCAATACAGCCAAGACACGTTCTGTTTTACAGGAAAGTGAAGAGAGAAAAATTTACGACCTTTACCTGTGGGTTTTCAACTCTTCTGGTAACATGGAATTCTCACATGAATATTCAAGGAGGGACCTTTATCAGGCCGCAACTGATCTTACAGCATCCACAGGTGAAGCGGATGCAGATGCGCCCACCAGCATGGGATTGTTAAAAAATATCAGTCTTACCACGGGAAAAAAGACACTGTTTCTTTTGGCGAACTATAAATCGGACGGTGACGGACTGTTTCATGTGGAGCCTGAAGTATTGAACAGGATTTCAAAATATTCAGACCTAGAGAAAGTAAGGGCGGCCATGACTACTCATACCCTGTTCCGTCCGAATGGTAACCTGCTAATGTCACGAACCCAAACGGTAACGGTTTCTACCGCTACAAAACAGATCGAAGTCTCCTTGAAACGCTCGGAAGCCAAAATTACGTTGAACCTGCAAACAGTTGCCGGACTCACATTTGAGCCTGGAACATATCGTCTTGGTAATGTACCGGGATCAACCTTCATTACAGAACATGCAAAAGGAACCGATCAGACTGCTCCATGGGATGCCGACGGGGTGAACAAAAAATCATATTGGATTTCGGAATATTTCCAGTTCGAAGGTGATGCCGACAATGTCACCACTTCATTCTATATGCCCGAAAGTCGAAAGGTCGCGAAGAAGGCTATTTCCCCAGCTTCTCCCGGTTATAATGCGACAAGGAAGGGGTATGACCTGAGACAGAAGCAACTGAAGTCCCCCATTGTAGGTGCAACTGACAAACCCAATTTGCAAAACGGTGAGACGGAATATGCTCCGGATCTGGCTCCCTATATTGAATTTACAGGTAAATTGCGCCAAAATCTAGTAACCGGAGATACTTCTACCGAGCGTTTCGGAAAGGTAACCTACCGTATTTATCTGGGATATACGGCAGAAAACGATCCGGCTAATGATTATGATATAGAACGTAACGTACATTATACCTATAATGTGACCATCAAAGGCATGAATGATCTGGTTATAGAAGCTAAATCGGACAAGGCGAAAGAGGAGGAGCCCGCCCCCGGAGTGGAGGGACTGGTATACGACGCCCACCGATCGTTCAGCTTTGACTGCCATTACGAGCAGGGGCTGATGCGTTTCAATAAAGACGAGCTGGACATCTTCAATGCGGACGGAAACCTGAAAGGCGATGCCATGATCTCCTTTGCCGTACGTACGCCGTTCTGTGACAAAATTATCTCTTACACGAAAGCGGATCTGGAGCAGCTGAAGGATAACGGATACGTTCCCTCCGGTGATAAAAAGGCTGATACGGGCTGGCTTGCATTCTATATCCATCCGAGTACGCTCGCTGACAACGGGGACGAGACGATGAAGTATTATTCCGATACGGGAGCGTACCTGCTCTCACTGGAGGAGTTCCTCTACAGGTTGATGACTGAACCTGACTATGTGTTCAACGCCACTACGGGACTTTGTAAGGTGACAGTTTACGCCAACGAGTATTTCTATGAGCGAAACCCCATGCAGGAGAACGCCCCCCAGGACAAGGATCTGTGGAAGACCTTTGCCAACGCCGAGGACAGGACCTTTGACCTGCTGGTGAACACGTCACATGAAATCTCTCCCGATGGACGATCACGGTATCACCGAGCCATTGTCTCAATCCGTCAAATGTCCATAAAGACGGTGTTTGTCAATTGTCCTGACGGCATGCGCGTGTGGGGAGTGGAGAATGTGAACGAGACCGAGGACTTGGACTGGTCCGTAAAAGCACCGGGTGAGGCAGATGCTTTCTATAACAAATACTACGCAAACGGTTGGACAAATACTTGGAAAGTGATGGCACGTTCGGGACTTGCGGGAGGATTCAAGGAAGAAATCATGATTGATCCGATGAACAGAGGAAAAAAAGACCAGCTTTGGAAAGTTATGACAAAAGTGGACAACGCAAAACTGACACTCAGCAAGGATCATCATAACCTTGCTCTTCCAAACTATCATGCGACATATGCCGCTTTCACCCCGTTCCTAAGAAATCGAGACAACAACCGCGATGGTCGGATGCAGGCCGGTGAAATGCAGTGGTATATCCCTTCCATCAGTGAAGTCAATATGCTGTATGTGGCGGAACGTTCCTTACCATTGAAGAATAGGCTTGTCGGGCATGCTCCGTCGGATAATGCTACAGCATTATTCACCTCAAGGGCTTTCATGGGAAGTACCAACCTGACACTGAACAGCTGTAATCCTATCATATTCATTGAGGAGTCCCACAGTATGACCCCTATATATGAATTCGACTACCAGAAAACAGCGAGTCCGGGAGAAAGAACCCCCTATTCGGATGTGAGACTGATCAGGGATCTTGGGATACTGGAGACTTCGGAAGACCATAGTTACCATATTGATGAGATGGAAGATGAACTTAGAAAGGCTCTATTCAACAACTGGACAGAGAATGAGTATCTGATTTTCAAGGCTGACAACCTGTCTACCAGTACCACCAGAGCTTCAAGGATCATTTATGAACTTCCATCGCACAACGAGACCTCCCAAAACAATACGATCTACCAGAAAGGGTTTGAGGTTGCAAAATATATAGCTAACACGATAGACAAACCGAAGAATTTGGATAAGCCGAGCAATAGAAGTGAGTATTATTTCGAAACCTGGAACACGCTGATGAACGATGTCGAGAAAGGCAACTCTCCATGTGCCTATTATTACCAAAATCCAGACAAAAGTGACCTGGGTACATGGCGCCTGCCCAATGAAGCTGAACTGATGATAATGGCCGGAAGCCTGTTCGACTGGGATGACAGGGAGAAGAAAAGGGTTTATGATTTCTTCCAAGGGACCAAGTCTTATTCCTTGGATATGAAGGACACTCAGGTCATCCATTCTCGGACGGGATTTTCCCATCGAGATATGAACGGAGCAAGAGCATTTAGTGCCGGCTATCAGATGTATTTTGACGGTTATCTCAGGTTTGTTACCACTGTCGACACCAGTTGGGGAGGTGACAGGGATAGACTTGTCAATGACAAAAAAGGATACGTGCGTTGTGTAAGAGATCTTGAATAG
- a CDS encoding phage integrase SAM-like domain-containing protein — translation MLTIRAEIKKQEQKLDGTYNVKLRFTLDRKVKCLSTSLFATSKDLTKELKIKRSSPIKQEVDSLIRSYQEKCAKLQVELNHYTIDEVMDYLDGEHQKQQPIDFIKFSREWIVSTTIKGAPNYTTAINALVRFIGKEELDVNLITTDFLEYFKAFLNKEREIRTKKLIQQGKRVPSNRSLSLYLVSIKKLFKEAKKRYNKKEKNLILIPNSPFDDFTIPKQEATRKRAIPADVIKKVWKLPYKEMKKGYKSTCRYNLAKDCFILSFCLMGINSADLYNATEMANNTIIYNRTKTKDRRLDNAQMKVDIPKIVLPLIEKYRDKSGKRLFNFYQYYADEKSFNKAINYGLKEIGAILGVNDLEYYAARHSWATIALNKVGIDKYIIHAALNHIDDSMKVTDIYIERDFVNENKANAKVVKYVFGK, via the coding sequence ATGCTGACTATCAGAGCTGAAATCAAGAAGCAAGAACAAAAATTAGATGGAACGTACAATGTCAAGTTACGCTTTACCCTTGACAGAAAAGTAAAATGCTTGTCAACAAGCTTGTTTGCCACAAGTAAAGACCTGACCAAAGAGCTTAAAATCAAGCGAAGTTCACCTATCAAACAAGAGGTAGATTCTCTTATTCGCAGTTATCAAGAGAAATGTGCCAAACTACAAGTCGAATTAAACCACTACACCATCGATGAAGTAATGGACTACTTGGATGGAGAACATCAAAAGCAGCAACCCATTGACTTTATAAAGTTCAGTCGTGAATGGATAGTCTCAACCACTATCAAAGGTGCGCCCAATTATACGACTGCCATTAATGCTTTAGTGCGCTTCATAGGCAAAGAAGAATTAGACGTGAATTTGATTACTACTGATTTTTTAGAGTACTTCAAAGCATTTCTGAATAAGGAGCGTGAAATACGAACAAAGAAATTAATTCAGCAAGGTAAACGTGTGCCCTCTAATCGGTCTTTATCCCTTTATTTAGTGAGCATAAAGAAACTATTCAAAGAAGCTAAAAAAAGATATAACAAAAAAGAGAAGAATCTGATTCTAATTCCGAACTCACCTTTTGACGATTTTACGATACCCAAGCAAGAAGCTACAAGAAAGAGAGCTATTCCGGCAGATGTTATCAAAAAAGTATGGAAGCTACCCTATAAAGAAATGAAGAAAGGCTATAAATCCACTTGTCGATATAATTTAGCAAAGGACTGTTTCATTCTATCATTCTGTTTAATGGGTATCAATTCAGCCGATTTATATAATGCCACAGAAATGGCAAACAATACCATTATTTATAATCGTACCAAGACAAAAGACCGCAGATTGGATAACGCTCAAATGAAAGTGGATATACCTAAAATCGTATTACCACTTATAGAGAAATATAGAGATAAAAGTGGTAAACGTTTATTTAACTTTTATCAATATTATGCGGATGAAAAAAGTTTCAATAAGGCTATCAATTACGGTTTAAAAGAAATTGGCGCAATATTAGGAGTGAATGATTTAGAATACTACGCAGCACGCCACTCCTGGGCTACCATTGCACTTAATAAAGTTGGCATTGATAAATATATAATCCATGCAGCCCTTAACCATATAGATGATTCTATGAAAGTGACAGATATTTATATTGAACGAGATTTTGTGAATGAAAATAAGGCAAATGCCAAAGTTGTGAAGTATGTGTTTGGCAAATGA